A segment of the Superficieibacter sp. HKU1 genome:
CATCCCTCCTTGCCTGCAAGTGAGGGATTATTTTAATGGATACACGGACTTATATTATTAGTTAGCGATATGAATTTATTCTGAATTGCTGATTCATTCTCTCTTCAGTTAAGTATCTGAGCGCTGCTCTGCTCCATAATGCTTTTTCCTCGGAGTAGGAAAAGGGGCTACAGATGGGTAATACAAGTGGGGTGTTATATACTCGCGCAGCAAAAATCGCTTTGCCGGTAGGGATTCTGGTTTATGCAACGGGATTATGGCCTATTTGCACAACGTTGAGTGAAAAGGGGTATTACATCGCATTGTTAGCGTTGGGCCTGTTTTCTGCTGTGGTTTACGTGCATCTAAGACGCCATCATTGCTTCAGTGCGTTGATGAAGATGTGGTGTCAACTGATGCTACTGATTTCGATGGGGCTACTTGCCGTTGGACTGTGGAATGAGCCCATCACGCTAAGTCAGCGAATTATCTACTTTGTCGCCTGGGTTATCAGCCTGATTGCCATGACGGTTTGTTTAAAGGCAAGGTACATCGCAGATCCTGAGCAGCGGTAAAATCAAATTTAAGGATGACCTAAAAAGAAGGATTTTTATGATGGAAAGAAAAGTCGTTGTCTCACCAGCGTTTAACCTGGTGTCAT
Coding sequences within it:
- a CDS encoding YiaA/YiaB family inner membrane protein, with product MGNTSGVLYTRAAKIALPVGILVYATGLWPICTTLSEKGYYIALLALGLFSAVVYVHLRRHHCFSALMKMWCQLMLLISMGLLAVGLWNEPITLSQRIIYFVAWVISLIAMTVCLKARYIADPEQR